From Juglans regia cultivar Chandler chromosome 8, Walnut 2.0, whole genome shotgun sequence, the proteins below share one genomic window:
- the LOC109001105 gene encoding U-box domain-containing protein 4-like, with product MERDNGVNHAYMGRDFSSLSINDHSSAFSDCNSDRSGEFPMASSESRRVLIACASENSDELIRQLVSDLESCSIEEQKQAAMEIRLLTKNKPENRLKVAKAGAVKPLISLVSSADPHLQEHGVTAILNLSLCDENKEFLASSGAIKPLVRALRTGTSTAKENAACALLRLSQVEENKIPIGRSGAIPLLVNLLGNGGSRGKKDASTALYSLCSVKENKVKAVQAGIMKSLVELMADFDSNMVDKSAYVLSLLVSVPEARTALVDEGGVPVLVEIIEVGSQRQKEIAVVILLQVCEDSVAYRTMVAREGAIPPLVALSQSGTNSAKQKAETLIELLRRPRYG from the exons ATGGAGAGGGACAATGGGGTGAATCACGCATACATGGGGAGGGACTTCAGTTCTCTCAGTATCAATGACCACTCCTCGGCTTTTAGCGACTGTAACAGCGATAGATCTGGCGAATTTCCGATGGCTTCTTCCGAGAGCCGGCGAGTCCTCATAGCCTGCGCCTCCGAGAACTCGGACGAGCTGATCCGTCAACTCGTCTCTGATCTAGAGTCCTGTTCAATTGAAGAGCAAAAGCAAGCAGCCATGGAGATCAGACTCCTCACCAAGAATAAACCGGAAAATAGGCTCAAAGTCGCCAAAGCCGGTGCTGTGAAACCGTTGATTTCTTTGGTTTCTTCCGCTGATCCTCATCTTCAGGAACACGGCGTCACGGCAATTCTGAATCTCTCGCTGTGCGACGAGAACAAGGAATTCCTAGCTTCTTCCGGAGCGATTAAGCCTCTTGTTCGAGCCCTGAGGACAGGAACTTCAACGGCCAAAGAGAACGCAGCCTGTGCTCTGCTTCGGCTATCGCAAGTGGAAGAGAATAAGATTCCTATCGGGCGGTCGGGAGCAATTCCCCTCCTGGTGAACCTTTTGGGGAACGGAGGATCCCGAGGGAAAAAGGACGCGTCGACTGCACTGTACTCTCTGTGCTCGGTGAAGGAGAACAAGGTCAAGGCCGTCCAAGCTGGAATCATGAAGTCGCTGGTGGAATTGATGGCGGATTTCGATTCAAACATGGTGGATAAGTCAGCCTACGTGCTGAGCCTACTGGTATCTGTACCGGAAGCGAGGACAGCGTTGGTAGACGAGGGGGGTGTTCCGGTTCTGGTGGAGATAATCGAGGTGGGGTCCCAGAGACAGAAGGAGATCGCGGTGGTCATCTTGTTGCAGGTTTGTGAGGATAGCGTGGCGTACCGTACTATGGTGGCCCGCGAAGGAGCGATTCCTCCCTTGGTGGCCTTGTCCCAGTCCGGCACCAATAGCGCCAAGCAAAAG GCGGAGACACTGATAGAGCTTCTACGGCGACCAAGATACGGGTAG
- the LOC109020936 gene encoding probable strigolactone esterase DAD2 produces the protein MGNSIVEALNVRVEGSGQKFLVLAHGFGTDQSVWKGILPSFTPYYRVILYDLVCAGSVNPDYFDFQRYTTLDSYVDDLLNILDALGVDRCAYVGHSVSAMIGILASIRRPELFTKLILVGASPRFLNDVDYHGGFERGEIEKVLYAMEVNYDAWVHGFAPLAVGADVPDAVREFSRTLFNMRPDISLFVSRSIFNSDLRGVLGLVKVPCCIFQTTKDVSVPNSVATYLRDHMGGRNTVEPLDTEGHLPHLSAPALMAAKLHRALSR, from the exons ATGGGCAACTCCATAGTAGAAGCCCTCAACGTCCGTGTGGAAGGGTCTGGGCAGAAGTTCCTGGTCCTTGCCCATGGCTTCGGTACCGACCAGTCTGTCTGGAAAGGCATTCTCCCCTCCTTCACCCCTTACTACCGTGTCATTCTCTATGACCTCGTCTGCGCCGGCAGTGTCAACCCCGATTACTTCGATTTTCAACGCTACACCACTCTCGATTCCTATGTTGACGATTTGCTCAATATCCTCGACGCTCTCGGAGTCGATCGCTGTGCCTACGTCGGCCATTCCGTCTCCGCCATGATCGGAATCTTAGCTTCCATTCGTCGCCCAGAGCTCTTCACCAAGCTCATCCTCGTCGGTGCTTCTCCAAG ATTCTTGAACGACGTAGATTACCACGGAGGATTCGAGCGGGGGGAGATCGAGAAAGTGTTGTACGCAATGGAGGTTAATTACGACGCATGGGTGCACGGTTTCGCACCGTTGGCGGTGGGAGCCGATGTCCCGGACGCGGTTCGAGAATTCAGCCGGACCCTATTCAACATGAGGCCAGACATATCCTTATTCGTTTCCCGCTCCATTTTCAACAGCGATCTGAGGGGAGTCCTGGGCCTAGTCAAGGTACCCTGCTGCATATTTCAGACCACAAAGGACGTTTCGGTCCCGAACTCCGTAGCCACCTATCTGCGGGACCATATGGGTGGGCGCAACACGGTGGAGCCGCTCGACACCGAGGGTCATTTGCCCCATTTGAGCGCTCCGGCACTCATGGCGGCCAAACTCCACCGAGCACTTTCACGCTGA